The window acaggtgaagaaactgaaggcGAGATTTTTGTGAGGTTTCACTACTAGTAAGTAATGGAGCCCAGACTCAAACCCACATCTTCTGATTCCAAATTGCACATGATTTCTGTAGCATCCTTTGCCTCCCATGTGCACTGAACTGTGGTCCTGCTGGAAGCAGTATCTAAACAAAGGAACAACTAGTGTTGGGTCTGTGGCACTTCAGGGCTGTACTGAGAAGCAGATGTTCATATGGGGGCCATTCTCTGGCCCTCAAATCATGCTTCCAGGTGACCGTTTAAGGTAGGTCATACCCTTAACCCTTCAAACCACCAAGCACCCCTGCCATGCCTCATCCTCCTTTGCTGCACTGTCAGGAGAGCTCTTGGTTTTTTCTGAGCTGGCCTGGACTATGAGATCAGCGGCACATGTAACGTACCACAGCCTAAGGAACCAGTTTCTTATGACAAGCTACAGTTTTGCTTAAAAAGCTGCAACTTTCTGAGTGCTACATTTGGAAAATCAGGAGCATgcaaagattttgttttgtttttcaagttgTGGATGGCATGCAAGGGGATGCTAATATCTTTTTACTGTTCCATCACTACAAATGTCTTTGCCCAGATCAGAAAGATTTTAACAAAAGAGTTTCTTAATTAAATATTACCTAATGCCAGATTACCACTCAGAAGGCAGCAGTAGTGGGTTCCATTAAAGGATGAACTTCACTTCTGCAGCTGACAGTTGATTAATGTGTTGATTAAGATTCCTGTCCCCTTTCCCAGGTTacccaaattttcttttaagcCCAGCAGAATGTATATTATTGTACCCATGTGGGTAACCTCATGGCATACTTTGGCTTTTACtttggacatttatataaaaataaggcTCAGTTGCCAACATGAATAGCTTCCTTTCTTTCCAGGGGAAATACAAGATGGAAAGAGTTATAGGAACCAGAAGTCCTGCCTTTTGGTTTTCTTATATCAAGAGCGAGTGCTATTTCTGCTGAGGCAATGTCTTTTGAGTAGTTTAGCAGTGTAGGTTGCCACACATTTATTTCACAGGAAAGGAGTGAATCCATCAGGCCACTGAGCTTATAAGTACTACCCTGGCAGTCAGCCACCAAAATATAAATACTCTAAATGGACTAAAGGAAATGTTCATTCTGTTGTTTTAGAACTGGACACATCCCAGGAAGGTAAATTTAATCTTTTTGAGGACTGCTGTGGTAGAGTTGAATGGAATACACATTTGTTTATCTCCTTTGtgatctttttgtctttttggcAATACATTATGTATTTGTGATACGAAGCATTTCAGCTGTTTCGCTCAATGGCATTGCATTAGCTGATTGTTCTGTCCCCAGATTGTCATCGTTAAACAGCTTCAGCCTCAGCTCTGTTCAGTCTGGGACCTGTTAGGGAGAGAAGTGGAACCAAGAGGCCAGATTCCAACAGAAACAAAGCTGGGGTGGAATTAGGGGGAAATCATTCCAGAACCCAAGGCGTTGAGCTCTGCACTTGtgaatctttatcttttaaaacatCTGAAAGAATGTTGGTCCTTCTTGGcataatggagaaaaataatgcctcaaaaagtaaatatgtatatatatttagatatgaAGGGAAGAATATCCCACACCACCACAATTCAGAAAACTACAGTTTATGAGACACATGCTGTGTATCTCATGGATATGCAAATGTTATTTTGTTAAAGTGAGAcatattcagtatatattttcACCTAACTACCACATCTTAAGTAATCAGCTCAGGCTCTTTAGATGAAATCTTTAATTACTACAAGTGTGTCATTAGTTAGAGGTAGAATGAGTGATGGTACTGCGTTTTATTGCCTCACATGATATAGCCATTTGTGCCATAAATCCATTGACCTCATCTTAAATGATGAGTCCTGGAAGACAGATATGATTCATTATTTCTTAagtgacaattttttttctctaataattttttgcTTCATTGGAAAGATTGCTTTTCGGTATTTTTATATCAGTATTTGAAATTGAAATATAATAagacaaagacacacacacaaacatacacacacactcatacacacagcACCTAAAAAGAAATAGTTATAAACAGTTACAGTACTACCTAAATACTTTAAGGcattaagaaaaacaattaactTTACCCATTAGGCCTTGGTGCTAACTAGAAAGTTTCATGAAATAGAATTTTGCTTTTAACTTTGAGGTCTGTAATTCTTTTTGTGtggaaatagataaaatatggTGGCAAGTTGGCATTTGATAATTGAGATAGGTCTAATAGCATTCCTTATTCATCAATGAATTATTGAAAGTGAAGGGAGAACATTTAggttatatttcaatttttctttcttgtactttacttgaaaatatttacttaGCTTGAGGAAACAGAGGAACCCTATGGAGGCAGATAATTCAATCTGCCAATTTAAAAACAAGTTAAAGATTTTAGAAAACTCTTCACCCTTATGGTTATAAAATAAGATCCAAAAGAATTATGCCAGAAAATTTCGTTTATTCTTTTAAGTAGTTTAATTCATTGATAATGTTCCTTAGTTCATGATTAGATAAGCTATGTTTGATCCCTTACTTCAAacttataaatttacattttagatTTTCTACAGATGTGTAATATTGAAACAGAAGCCTACAGTTTTATTTCATAACAGAATTTAAATGTCATGTCATTACACAGTAACTGTACTTAAAATgatcaagattttaaaataatttacaagCATCGTGTTTTCACTACTGGTTTAGTTTACCTTTATCTAGATGGGAATTTTTAAGATCTGATGGATTCTGCTCCCCTTAATTCTGTAGGAACCTGAAACATTGTAATGAAACGTAGGAGTATATTGGCattgaaattataattttttaccattttaacGACTAGAACAGTTGTGATAACTAAATTGAGGGAGTATCTTTCTGATCATCAAAGACCACTCAGCAGTCTTCTTACGCTCCTCAAATTTTTGTGAGACATATTTTGAAAAGGCCATTTGATATGAGACCAAACAGGAAAACTAACATGTGCCAATATTTGTTATTCAATCTCACACCATCAAGTTTATTACCTGCAAatatcagtttaaaaaaaaagtgagaaggaAAAGAGTGGATTTACACATACCATACAGATCCACATCTGCCACGCGTGTGTGTTCACAATCTCAGAGTAGCGTGCCACCACTGTTTACAATCAAGGAAAGCTGAGAGTTAAATGAGATGAGTAATCAAATGCCCAGCATATGttgtttttgcattgtttatATGACcaatcattattaaaatttatcatCCTTTTAATGCTATCAGTTTACAAtagtataaaaaaacaaaagtgcaCCAATGACAGACGCCCTCTTCAAAAACAGCATTCCGTTTAGAACAATATTGGAACCATGCATTATTAGGCAGAGACTCAAATTCAATAAACTCACCATTGCACTGAGTTTCAGAATTCTCTGCTGCCATATGACTTGAGTACTGAGGAaatgaccaaaaaataaaaaagaagaagaagaagaagaacaaaaaaagattGTGTTTGTAAAATTCTGTCAAAAAAGTAAGGCACTGAAAGAACTATTGAAAATTTTGACATCTGTTTATCTGTTTATAGCTATGGCAAGATTACTCATATTAATTCTTGTTTAAAATGCCATATGAAGGAAAGACATTTGTGCAAACAAGAGTCATATTTGAATTGTAGATCATGTCTTCACCATCTGTGAGAGCTGATGGTGTTGCAAAATTAATGTGTTAATGAAATCACAATAATTTCTCCAAAGTAATGGGTTCTGAAGCCTAGAATGACTATTTTTTGAACTTTGATGTCTAGCGAATTCCAATTGGGAAAAGCTCTCAGCCTTTAATTAGTTCTGAagcccaattttaaaataaatttggtgatgTCTTTCTTTTGCCAAGAGTAGATTTGAAGGGGAAAAGAAAGCCATAACAACCTTTGGAAAATGTTCTCTGGTGCTTGAAAAGTTGTTAAATAAGACTGCCTGCCAAGAAATGTCAccaaaaattctgactactgagaGCGAGTGGGCAAACAGCTCAAAAAATAATTCTAGCTTGCTGCAACATCACAGGTTGGGAATAACTAAACCTCACACAGACTTCATGACTAATTCCAAGTTTCTCCTTGGAAGCCAGAGATAATGATGTTCAGTGCTTTGTGTTGTTGGTTAACACAGCACACCCTTTCCAAGTGCATTTTCGAACACAGTCAATAGTGAGAAGTGACTCCGCGAGAGGAGAATTTTAGGGGCTATGTTTCAAGCCCACTGAACTTTCTGGAGAATTCTTCCCTCCAAAAGTATTTAGCTTTGCATTTACAGTAGGCCCttttgataaatgaaaatgtGTGGGCCGATATATGTGCTTCTTTTTGTCAGATCCACCTTGAATTCATGCTCAAAGGGGACAACACATCtcctttatcaaaaaaaaaaaggctatttttGATGATTGCCACTCTaaagagttaatatttgtaaagcaaaCCCATCATTTTACAGACATTCCAGGATTTTACCATTTAGAAGGAAACAGTTCAGCCTATTTGAAAAATTATGATAAAGTTTGAAAGAACCTTTATGTGAAACATGAAACGCCACCTACCCAAGGAAATCGCTTATCTCACCacttgtgtgtgttttttgtttttgtttttttattactgtGTTGTAGGTATGTGACTGGTGTAAGCACATAAGACACACAAAAGAATACCTGGATTTTGGGGACGGGGAAAGAAGGCTTCAGTTCTGCAGCGCAAAATGTCTCAATCAGTACAAAATGGACATTTTCTACAAAGAGACACAGGCCAATCTTCCAGCTGGGCTGTGCAGCACATTACACCCTCCCATGGAAAATAAAGCAGAAGGCACCGGGGTGCAGCTGCTCACTCCAGACTCTTGGAATATCCCACTAACAGATGCTCGGAGGAAGGCCCCCTCCCCCGTGATTGCAGCTGGCCAAAGCCAGGGCCCTGGCCCGTCGGCGTCCACCACCGTGTCTCCATCTGACACCGCCAACTGCTCTGTCACTAAAATCCCCACGCCAGTGCCCAAGTCCATTCCCATCAGCGAGACTCCAAACATCCCCCCCGTTTCCGTCCAGCCACCTGCTAGCATCGGGCCTCCCCTCGGTGTCCCGCCTCGCAGCCCTCCCATGGTGATGACCAACCGCGGCCCGGTCCCGCTGCCCATCTTCATGGAGCAGCAGATCATGCAGCAGATCCGCCCGCCCTTCATCCGTGGGCCGCCGCACCACGCCTCCAACCCCAACAGCCCCCTGTCCAACCCCATGCTCCCCGGCATCGGGCCCCCACCCGGCGGCCCCAGGAATATGGGCCCCACTTCCAGCCCCATGCACCGGCCCATGCTGTCGCCCCACATCCACCCCCCGAGTACGCCCACCATGCCTGGGAACCCCCCGGGCCTGCTGCCCCCACCGCCCCCGGGCGCCCCCTTGCCGAGTCTTCCCTTCCCGCCGGTGAGCATGATGCCAAATGGCCCGATGCCTGTGCCCCAGATGATGAACTTCGGGCTGCCGTCCCTCGCCCCGCTGGTGCCGCCCCCCACCCTGCTCGTGCCATACCCCGTGATTGTGCCCCTGCCCGTGCCCATCCCGATTCCTATTCCCATACCCCACGTCAATGATTCCAAACCCCCCAACGGGTTCTCCAGCAACGGGGAGAACTTCATTCCGAGCGCCCCCGGCGACTCCTCGGGAGCCGGTGGGAAGCCAGGCGGACACTCCCTGTCCCCTCGGGACTCCAAGCAGGGCTCGTCCAAGTCCGCGGACTCGCCGCCCGGCTGCTCCGGCCAGGCCCTGAGCCTGGCTCCCGCGCCTGCGGAGCACGGCAGGAGCGAGGTGGTGGACCTGACCCGGCGCGCCAACAGCCCCCCGGGCGTGGGCGGCCACCTCGGCTTCCCCGGGGTGCTGCAGGGCCCGCAGGACGGCGTCATCGACCTGACCGTGGGCCACCGGGCCCGGCTGCACAACGTGATCCACCGCGCGCTGCACGCGCACGTCAAGGCGGAACGCGAACCGGCCGCCGCGGAGCGCAGGACCTGCGGCGGCTGCAGGGACGGCCACTGCAGCCCGCCTGCCGCGGGCGACCCGGGCCCGGGCGCCCCTGCGGGGCCCGAGGCCGCCGCCGCCTGCAACGTCATCGTGAACGGCATGCGCggcgctgccgccgccgccgccgaggGCGCCAAGAGTGCGGAGCCGCCGCCGGAGcagcccccgccgccgccgccgccgccaccgccaccaccaccacccgtGCCCTCCAAGAAGCTGCTGTCGGCCGAGGAGCCGGCGGTGAGCGAGCTGGAGTCCGTGAAGGAGAACAACTGTGCTTCCAACTGCCACCTGGACGGGGAAGCGGCCAAAAAGCTGATGGGGGACGAGGACCTGGCGGGGGGCGACAAGTCAGACCCGAACCTTAATAACCCCGCGGACGAGGACCACGCTTACGCTCTGCGCATGCTGCCCAAGACGGGCTGCGTGATCCAGCCTGTGCCAAAACCTGCCGAGAAGGCTGCCATGGCGCCGTGTATCATCTCCTCGCCCATCCTCAGCGCCGGGCCTGAGGACCTGGAACCGCCGCTCAAAAGGAGGTGCCTCCGAATTAGAAATCAGAATAAGTAAAAGGTTTGTATGTCCGCCTGAGCTCTCAGCACGAGCCAGTGCCCCTCTGCCTACTTCTAACAGAGGCCAGAGATAGTTGAAATAGTAACCattaatccccattttacagtacACTTTATGTGGTCACAATAATCTTTTTGAACAGTTATGATACTTTGTTAAGGGGTATCATTCCTATTTTGCAATTGAGGAAACAGACAGCATTTGCAGGCCATGCCCGAGATGGCTTATCTAATGGTGAGGTCCAGTCTCTAACCTTACTTGAAATACTGTCTCCTTAATTACACCtccattttattattatgttCATTTCTGTGGGATGTAGGGTGGAAGGTTGCTTGGGACACCTAAATGTGCAGTCATGAGGTTGCAGGATTGTGGTAAAGGGCCCAGCTAAACCATGAGTTTAACCATTTCCTGGAGTTGGTAACTTCACTGGCAGGATGTCCCATCTCACGAGAGTACCTGGTTCCGTTTACAAGATGAGAATTAAAACTAATCTCACGTACTTAGGCCAACAGAACCCTGGCCAGTGAGCCCATTTGCTTACCAGGGTATTGGAGCAGTGGCCTACAGCTCCTCTTCATGGGGTCTCTTCTGTTAGTTTGGCACCAGCCATCACTCTCTGGGGCAGGCCCCGAGCTGACTGACCAGCTTTACTTTCTCCCCCTCCATGGACTAAGTGGCTCAGCTGGTCAGTTACTCACCTCTGCAGACAGTAGGAGGCATTGACAGGGACAAGGACTGCATTGCTGGACTGGATGAGAATGCACATTTCTGATTTCATGGGGAGCGTCCAGTGGCTTGAACTGCTGGTAGTTAATAGCAGAATTTCAACTAGGGAAATGGGGACTATCATGTATGGTGGCATGCCAGCTGTAGCCAGTTGTGGCCTCCTGCAATCCTCCTGCCACTAGTGGTGAAATAAGAATCATCCATGTCTTACCAATGAGGAAGATGAGACTTAGAGATACTGCCCAAATCAACTGGCTCCTGGTAAAAGGAGCCAGTATTCAACTCAGGTCTCTGGGACCCAGAACCTAGAATCTCCCCTCTGTCCCAGAGAGATTCAACAGACCAAAACATGGTTAAGTGTATCAGCTGTTTATGGAAgagaagcaaatatttattgagccacCCTAGCTTGTGCCCAGTTCCTTCCAGGGGATGGGGGATACAAGGTGGATATGATACAGTGAAGGCACTTACCATCTGGTGGAGATATAAACCCAAGGAGGAAGGAAGCCTGGGGTAGGAAGGTGAACCTTTTAGGAAGAATAATTGTTAATATTTGAATGTGCAGACTATCTTCTAAGTGTTTTTCGGTAGTGTCTAATTGGATCCGTGCAACAATtattattgtcttcattttactgatgaggaaacaagAGGCACGGAAGaatgaagtaacttgcccaagattttCAAGTTAGTAAGTAGCATAGTTGAGATTCAAATCCAgactgtctgactccaaagctacattttttaaaacaagctaTAGGAGAACAGGTTATCGGTCCCTTTTTTACCCAATTTGATGACATTCTTTTATCCACCTCAGTTGTCTTACGGGAAGTTGCTAGGGAGTAACCACACCTATCTACCAACTTCCCTAAGTTTTTAGACAGTATTCAATCTTGTTTTTCCAGCAACAACAAACTGAGAATACCAATGTGTTATTCCACAGAGGAAAATATGAGCATGAACTAGAACACTTGATGTGGTGTGTCCAGCACATTGTCCCTGAAGTCTAAATATTTGCATGGGCAGCTAAATTATGGCCAGAAATTTTCTTAGGAAGCACAGCCCAATCAAGTCTGGGTGGTGTAAAGAGGATTTCTCAGCCACCAGAATTTGAGATTTCCCTTTCCACTCATGGCTTTGTCACTAGGAGCAGAATATGAacatttctttctcaattttttcttgattttatgtCTGCAAGTTTTGCTGTTTGAAAACAAACGGCTTCAGCCTTCTTATAGGCATCTCAATTGAaaattcccctgatttctgtatGAGAATAATAACATCTCGTGATAAAGCAGTAAGTAATGGGAAGGTGTGTGACAAAACCTTTAGAAAATCAGGAAGCATAGGGAATTGTCATTATATCACATTCTAATATCACTCATTGAAAGGAGATTCAAGGGCTAGTGGGAGGTGAAAGATTTTCTACCATCACTGGGTGAGAAGTGAGCAGATCAAGAATGGTACCATTAGCACATCAAGTAACATGGGtccaaaacatgaaaatatataatGGCTACTTGGGTGATGCATGTTTCTGAATAAAGAATCAGGCTAGGGTCCTGGATGTGTTCCAGAGTCATTGCTAAAAATATTAACCTGACTTCAGCCTACTTCAGACAAATCAGTGAAGAAATCATCCATAGCCCCGTGAGAGTGAAGGATTCTTTTTATGATGAATCCCCCAAGAAATTACAGCTTTTCTCTAAAGTCAGAAACACTCAGCCTTTGCCAGCTACAGTGGGGTGACAAGGCAAGTGATTTAAGATGGGGGAAGAACCACGTCTCCTCCACTAAATCACATTTCCTTTTACCCTCCGTAGTTCCATGTCACCTCACCACACAGTCTCAACCTGCCACAATTCACTCATGCCCTCTGACCTTTCCTAATTTTCCGTGTCCACGTGGCACTGGCGCTGATTTTCTTCTGTGCCTTCCGAAACCCAACTCATTTGTGTGACTGGGGAAAGTGGAAATGGATCAGTTAAATAAAGGACTGCATGGTTTTTGTATCCTGATGGTAAATACCGTTTGTGGTGAATTAAAGCCAAAACAAAACCCAGGGTGGGAGTTGTGCAGGGCCAGTGCAGGTGAGTTAGTTGCCCATGTCCTCGTTGCAGACTCATTATATTATTCCTCATAGGAGAGCCTGGCGGTAGCTTCAGCCAGGAATCTTCATTCTTCTCACTATGACCACTATTCTCAGACTGTATTAGTATTTTTGATCATTTTAAATAGATGCAAAGCAGACTGTGTCTTGAAATCAATAACGCAGACATTTTCAGTTGTCTTCTAGTAAGTCATCATACCTGCTAGCTCTTTGTAAATTATAGTTGTTACGTGTGTGTTTTCCCCCGTCCAGTTCGAAGCTGTTCTGTTCCTGGTTACCTGACTTTATGTATTCTTGTTTCTTGATATGAATGCACATGATTTGAATAGggaaatatctttccccagatgcagAACTAATTAACTTGAGTTGATGATTTTAGAAGGTTGTAAATGCCCTTTAATCTTAAACTTTTAAGACTCCAAATACTAGTTCTGCAGCTTCAGCTTCCATAAACTGGGGAAAAATATTCCCccaaataataaggaaaacaatgGATAAACATTTTCCAAACTATTCtaaccacaaaaaaaagaaattccatttaaaaatggaatactCTCTTCTTTGTCTTCGCTGAAGCCTTGGGAGGGAGCtgtttgtatgtgtgcatttTCTGAATCTCTACATTTGACACTTGTTTATGGTACGTTTGGGAGTTCAGAGTAACCGTTTGCAAATGTTTGAAGATATTCAAAAGATAATATCCCCCCCTCCTTGGTTTTCCAGGGAAATGACATAGTCTCTTTAAGTAAAATAATCAATGGAAAAAATGTGTACCAGGATTAACCCTTTCAcccacttctttttccccctccAAGGCAGCAGCCGTGTGTTTAAGAAGTGTTCAGTGGAAACTGTACTGTCCGTCCAATTTCCCGCCTTTGTGGCTCCCAGTTTCTCATGTTTCTaattccagaaataaaatatgtggcTCTTTTCTTCAGCCCCAATTCTGTGATGCTTCTCTAGGCTTAGCAGTGGGGGATCTACTTTTGTTTTCTCCGGGAGAGCTGGAGGAGTTGCCTATAGTTCTGGCTTCTTGGAACTTAATTATTAGATGGGTCGTGGAGCTACAGTCCAAGAAATGACTGTTTTGAGGTGGGGGGTTCACCTCATTAGGAAAGCCAAAAAAGGGGAGGTGACAGGTAACTTTTTGCCAATTTAGTCTCGCTCAGTGAGATGTCTGAGGAGGCTAACTTGGAGGAAATTCTGAAGTCAGTCCGTATGTTCAAAATACTACTATCcatgcctgcttttttttttaacaggtaaaattattttaatattaatttagcCCAGTATATCCAAAATAGTATAATTTCAACATGCAATCTTTATATAATATTCATTATGAGTTAGTTTGCATTATTTTCCTCTCCTGGAAATCCAGTATGTATTTTGCATTGTAGGATATCTCAATTCAGATGCTAAATTTTTTTCAGAAGTACTGTctataaatttcataaaatttatattaaaatgtagTCATGTACCTGAGCTTTTCCAAATGTACTTAAAATTTTCTGATAACTAAATTGAGTACCAAAAAATTGCTTTCTTTAATATTCAAATACGCATGAACAGAACTGGTTcatcctatttttaaataattgattaaACTTTGAAACGAAAATATACCAGCTTCAGAATGATATCTTTCCCAGTTAAATAATTCATTAATGTTTATGtaactaaatattattaatatcaaATTCGGAAACTATTGCATAAATTGAAAAGCAACCTATCAACAAGgcattcttcaaatatttcttgtaGTTTTGCAGCCAATTTATGTAATTTTGACAATTGTCATATAAATTGACTATGCATGtctacttttttgggggggtgcatggtctgggaatggaacgcatgcctacttttttttatttatttatttttattaattaaaaaaattaactaacacaacatttagaaatcattccattctacatatggtATGCCTACTTTTAAAACAAGGAATACTAAGCGTGAGAAGAGGAAATCAGTACAAGTGA is drawn from Tamandua tetradactyla isolate mTamTet1 chromosome 5, mTamTet1.pri, whole genome shotgun sequence and contains these coding sequences:
- the SOBP gene encoding sine oculis-binding protein homolog, whose product is MAEMEKEGRPPENKRSRKPAHPVKREINEEMKNFAENTMNELLGWYGYDKVELKDGEDIEFRSYPTDGESRQHISVLKENSLPKPKLPEDSVISPYNISTGYSGLATGNGLSDSPAGSKDHGNVPIIVPLIPPPFIKPPAEDDVSNVQIMCAWCQKVGIKRYSLSMGSEVKSFCSEKCFAACRRAYFKRNKARDEDGHAENFPQQHYAKETPRLAFKNNCELLVCDWCKHIRHTKEYLDFGDGERRLQFCSAKCLNQYKMDIFYKETQANLPAGLCSTLHPPMENKAEGTGVQLLTPDSWNIPLTDARRKAPSPVIAAGQSQGPGPSASTTVSPSDTANCSVTKIPTPVPKSIPISETPNIPPVSVQPPASIGPPLGVPPRSPPMVMTNRGPVPLPIFMEQQIMQQIRPPFIRGPPHHASNPNSPLSNPMLPGIGPPPGGPRNMGPTSSPMHRPMLSPHIHPPSTPTMPGNPPGLLPPPPPGAPLPSLPFPPVSMMPNGPMPVPQMMNFGLPSLAPLVPPPTLLVPYPVIVPLPVPIPIPIPIPHVNDSKPPNGFSSNGENFIPSAPGDSSGAGGKPGGHSLSPRDSKQGSSKSADSPPGCSGQALSLAPAPAEHGRSEVVDLTRRANSPPGVGGHLGFPGVLQGPQDGVIDLTVGHRARLHNVIHRALHAHVKAEREPAAAERRTCGGCRDGHCSPPAAGDPGPGAPAGPEAAAACNVIVNGMRGAAAAAAEGAKSAEPPPEQPPPPPPPPPPPPPPVPSKKLLSAEEPAVSELESVKENNCASNCHLDGEAAKKLMGDEDLAGGDKSDPNLNNPADEDHAYALRMLPKTGCVIQPVPKPAEKAAMAPCIISSPILSAGPEDLEPPLKRRCLRIRNQNK